One region of Mucilaginibacter sp. 14171R-50 genomic DNA includes:
- a CDS encoding M20/M25/M40 family metallo-hydrolase yields the protein MKRISLFIISVITISASAQTTVKQDAGIKQMVDEVSSKNIEAIVRKLVSFKTRHTLSDTVSKTEGVGAARNWIKAEYERYAAASNGRMKVQFDEFIQPKGNRVDKPTPMKNVLAILKGTDTADKRVYIISGHYDSRVRDVMDVKSFAPGAVDDASGTAVSMELARVMAKRSFPATIIFMAVVGEEQGLYGSTNVAKRAKAEGWQIDAMLNNDIVGNTYGMETGLKDNRSVRVFSEGVPAVETERQASVRNSVGGENDSPARELARYTKEIAERYVEQLDVKLIYRRDRYLRGGDHIPFSQQGYAAIRITEMNEDFNRQHQDMRQENGVDYGDLPDFADYDYIQKVARMNLSTLANLALAPAAPQNVGVITSGLTNKTQLKWDAPKGKAPAGYYVLMRETISPYWEKKFYVTGTTTTLGYSKDNYLFAVQAVDAEGHESLPVFPKPVR from the coding sequence ATGAAACGTATCAGCCTATTCATCATCTCCGTTATCACCATTTCGGCATCGGCACAAACTACTGTAAAGCAGGACGCAGGCATCAAACAAATGGTCGACGAAGTATCCTCCAAAAACATTGAGGCCATTGTACGCAAACTGGTGAGTTTTAAAACACGACACACCCTAAGCGATACGGTGAGCAAAACCGAAGGGGTTGGCGCTGCCCGCAACTGGATAAAAGCCGAATACGAGCGCTATGCGGCAGCGTCAAACGGCCGTATGAAGGTGCAGTTTGACGAGTTTATACAACCCAAGGGCAACCGTGTAGATAAGCCAACGCCCATGAAAAATGTGCTGGCGATATTAAAAGGCACCGATACCGCCGATAAGCGGGTTTACATTATATCAGGCCATTACGATTCGAGGGTGAGGGATGTGATGGATGTAAAGTCATTTGCGCCCGGCGCGGTAGACGATGCATCGGGTACTGCGGTATCCATGGAGTTGGCAAGGGTAATGGCTAAGCGGTCTTTCCCGGCTACCATTATATTTATGGCCGTAGTGGGCGAGGAGCAGGGGCTTTACGGCTCTACCAACGTAGCCAAACGCGCTAAGGCCGAAGGCTGGCAGATAGATGCCATGCTTAACAACGATATTGTGGGTAATACTTACGGCATGGAAACCGGCCTTAAAGACAACCGCAGCGTGCGTGTGTTCAGCGAAGGGGTACCTGCTGTTGAAACCGAAAGGCAGGCCTCGGTGCGCAACTCCGTAGGCGGTGAAAATGACAGTCCTGCCCGTGAACTGGCCCGTTATACGAAAGAAATTGCCGAGCGCTATGTAGAGCAGTTGGATGTAAAACTGATCTACCGCCGCGACCGTTACCTGCGCGGCGGCGACCATATCCCGTTTTCGCAACAAGGTTACGCGGCCATACGTATAACCGAAATGAACGAGGATTTTAATCGCCAGCACCAGGATATGCGCCAGGAAAACGGCGTGGATTACGGCGACCTGCCCGACTTTGCCGATTACGATTATATACAAAAAGTTGCCCGCATGAACCTGTCAACGCTGGCTAACCTGGCGCTTGCCCCGGCCGCGCCGCAAAACGTGGGTGTTATAACCAGCGGCCTTACCAATAAAACACAGCTTAAGTGGGATGCTCCCAAAGGCAAAGCTCCCGCAGGCTACTATGTACTGATGCGCGAAACCATTAGCCCCTATTGGGAAAAGAAATTTTACGTAACCGGTACCACCACCACCCTGGGCTACTCAAAAGATAATTACCTGTTTGCCGTACAGGCAGTTGATGCCGAAGGGCACGAGAGTTTGCCGGTATTCCCAAAACCGGTGAGGTAA
- a CDS encoding endonuclease/exonuclease/phosphatase family protein → MNLTIIIFSCLLFCFTLLPLVRSEYWIFRIFDYPRLQKLVLNCVAFVLMVLYYTGPALTQYIFLSLLALNTTYLLSLILPFTTLAKKQVLRAGPHNGNMSLSIMIANVFQDNTNSKGCLKEIAKADPDVVLLLETNERWDIQTRSLESTYPHFKRVPLENTYGLLLYSKLELTDTTVKYLVEKDIPSIHTKIKLSGGQLVQFYAVHPTPPVPAENIRSTERDKELLLIADLAKASELPVIVAGDLNDVAWSHTTELFLKMSGLLDPRRGRGFFNSFHAHYFFIRFPLDHAFVSRHFKLIKIKRLNNCKSDHFPIFLNVQLEGDAYNEQQPLQADSSDVEEAAEKKEKI, encoded by the coding sequence ATGAACCTGACCATAATTATTTTTTCTTGCTTACTGTTTTGTTTTACACTCTTGCCACTGGTCAGAAGTGAGTACTGGATCTTCAGGATATTTGATTACCCCCGCCTGCAAAAGCTGGTTTTAAATTGTGTAGCATTTGTGTTGATGGTACTATATTACACCGGCCCGGCACTTACACAATATATTTTCCTTTCGCTGCTGGCGCTCAACACAACCTACCTATTATCGCTTATTTTACCTTTTACCACACTGGCAAAAAAACAGGTATTAAGGGCCGGCCCGCATAATGGCAACATGAGCTTAAGCATTATGATAGCCAACGTTTTTCAGGATAATACCAATTCAAAGGGTTGTTTAAAAGAGATCGCCAAAGCCGACCCCGACGTGGTTTTATTACTGGAGACCAACGAGCGCTGGGATATTCAGACACGCAGCCTTGAAAGCACTTACCCTCATTTTAAACGGGTACCGTTAGAGAACACTTACGGCTTGCTGCTATATTCTAAACTCGAATTGACAGATACAACGGTAAAATACCTTGTTGAAAAGGATATACCATCCATCCACACCAAAATAAAATTAAGCGGCGGGCAATTGGTGCAATTTTATGCGGTGCATCCTACGCCGCCGGTACCTGCCGAAAATATAAGATCGACCGAGCGGGACAAGGAACTATTGCTGATTGCCGACCTGGCTAAAGCCAGTGAGCTGCCGGTAATAGTGGCAGGCGACCTGAACGACGTAGCATGGAGCCACACTACCGAACTGTTTTTAAAAATGAGTGGTTTATTAGACCCGCGCAGGGGCCGCGGCTTTTTTAATTCTTTCCACGCCCATTACTTTTTCATTCGTTTCCCCTTAGATCATGCTTTTGTGTCCAGGCATTTTAAGCTTATAAAAATAAAACGGCTTAATAACTGCAAGTCAGACCACTTTCCCATTTTCTTGAATGTTCAATTAGAGGGTGATGCTTACAACGAACAACAGCCTTTGCAGGCCGACTCATCTGACGTAGAAGAAGCAGCGGAAAAGAAAGAAAAGATCTGA
- a CDS encoding type II toxin-antitoxin system VapC family toxin — MSFTVTNLKLHPTPLNCFYIFDTNILLYLLGLPSNEPFVTEYLTFFMSVYGLSEIDPSCKIILPQVQISETFNRLLRYESDTRYHNSVYNGRKGWSPSKFYKEIFRPSTDFEITFNKYKSEWEIYESIFVLRNSSIHQTIGESLTFDLKKLDLNDNYILLTAKEYNALIVTHDADFYNQGVSIVTMLPKMINQHQSSLIKLNVKNS; from the coding sequence ATGAGTTTTACAGTTACAAATCTTAAACTGCACCCTACTCCTCTAAATTGCTTTTATATTTTTGATACTAATATTTTACTTTATTTATTAGGCTTACCAAGTAACGAACCCTTTGTTACAGAATATTTAACCTTTTTTATGAGTGTATATGGATTAAGCGAGATTGATCCTTCTTGTAAAATCATTTTACCCCAAGTTCAAATAAGCGAAACTTTTAATAGGTTACTAAGATACGAAAGTGACACTCGATATCATAACTCCGTATACAATGGGCGTAAGGGTTGGAGCCCATCCAAATTTTATAAAGAGATATTTCGCCCTTCAACTGACTTCGAAATCACTTTCAATAAATATAAAAGTGAATGGGAAATTTATGAATCAATCTTTGTGCTAAGAAATTCATCTATTCATCAAACAATCGGAGAGTCATTAACTTTCGATCTAAAAAAGTTAGACCTTAATGATAATTACATTTTGCTTACAGCTAAAGAATATAATGCTTTGATAGTTACGCATGACGCCGATTTTTATAACCAAGGCGTGAGTATTGTAACGATGCTGCCAAAAATGATTAATCAACACCAAAGTTCCTTAATAAAATTGAATGTCAAAAATTCTTAA
- a CDS encoding phosphatase PAP2-related protein, with protein sequence MTELGTPSIKQAWTAALQSPKKRDKLLIGSFIVAIILSSLPLFFSFIQKRKGTVLNDWVLAHVPAYDVSVVIFTIIWGMALLILIRALYNPVIYINYVWTLIFINIARMLTIYLVALDPPKGLIHLVDPLTGVFYGNNVITRDLFFSGHTSTLVLIFLCLEKRTDKILGFISIVAVMALLLVQHIHYTIDVVAAPVIVYMIFVLTRRLLKLDKLKNHED encoded by the coding sequence GTGACGGAATTAGGTACACCATCTATAAAACAAGCCTGGACTGCAGCCCTTCAATCGCCCAAAAAACGAGATAAGTTACTGATAGGGTCTTTCATCGTCGCCATTATACTTTCCTCGTTGCCGCTATTCTTTAGTTTCATACAAAAACGGAAAGGCACAGTGCTGAACGATTGGGTACTGGCACACGTACCGGCTTATGATGTATCGGTAGTTATATTCACTATCATTTGGGGAATGGCCCTGCTGATACTTATAAGGGCGCTTTATAACCCAGTTATTTATATCAACTACGTTTGGACGCTTATATTTATTAATATCGCCCGCATGTTGACCATTTACCTGGTAGCGCTCGACCCGCCAAAAGGCCTAATACACCTGGTTGACCCCTTAACAGGCGTATTTTATGGTAATAATGTAATTACCCGCGATCTGTTTTTTTCGGGGCATACTTCAACCCTTGTGCTGATATTTTTATGCCTGGAAAAACGCACAGACAAAATACTGGGTTTTATATCAATAGTTGCGGTAATGGCGCTTTTACTGGTGCAGCATATACATTACACCATTGATGTTGTGGCCGCCCCGGTTATTGTGTACATGATATTTGTTTTAACACGCCGTTTGCTGAAGCTGGATAAGTTAAAAAATCACGAGGATTAA
- a CDS encoding STAS-like domain-containing protein, with amino-acid sequence MSIKIVEVINSRNAMFHPDGLKLYTAIINELNNGAKKVQVDFSDIMVLTTQFLNASFGKLMMEKGMVYFYDKVDVISTDHLKTYNEKFNWVVDNIKNKDSYKPFLNMALS; translated from the coding sequence ATGAGTATAAAAATCGTCGAAGTCATCAATAGCAGAAACGCAATGTTTCATCCTGATGGATTGAAACTATATACTGCAATTATTAATGAATTAAATAATGGTGCTAAAAAAGTACAGGTTGATTTTTCAGATATTATGGTGCTGACAACACAATTTCTTAATGCTTCTTTTGGAAAATTAATGATGGAAAAAGGGATGGTATATTTTTATGATAAAGTTGATGTGATATCTACCGATCATCTTAAAACATATAATGAGAAGTTCAATTGGGTTGTAGATAACATAAAAAATAAAGATTCATATAAACCTTTTCTAAACATGGCGCTTAGCTAA
- a CDS encoding glycoside hydrolase family 65 protein, which produces MRRIFALLAGLFLTLSLSAQNISPWVVTANKIDPNNYYGITVANGMIGIVSSPEPFKVKNVVLAGAYDLYGRGRVSNFLNSFNLLNMYLEIDGRRLDAKMVSNMKQELDMQHAAMTTTFDYGDKASIKYTYYSLRQLPFTVLMDVAITAKKAINITAASVMEAPDALKDVQNYYNEIDRPHVTISLLTSTAKSPTGKLQLCASTSFLFNEEHGKEPRVIHEMWDNNMHLMKFSRAIAAGQTYKYGVTGSSITSAHHADPLNEAERLTIFAKLEGRDRLIQFHNKAWDELWKSDIQIEGDAQAQQDVHSMLYHLYSFSRAGTALSPSPMGLSGLGYNGHVFWDTDLWMFPAMLVMHPEIARSMVEYRFERLENARKNAFSHGYKGAMYPWESADSGVEETPVWALSGPFEHHISADVANAAWAYYCVTQDKQWLRERGWPILQATADFWASRVERNGPGHYDIKNVVAADEWAENIDNNAFTNAAAQANLMNAAAAAKILGMQADTDWVHVANNIPILKMANGVTQEHAQYKGEGIKQADVNLLAYPLKTITDPAQIRKDLEYYDTRVPNEGTPAMTQGVFALLYARLGDGQKAYKWFKEAYEPNLNPPFRVIAETKGGTNPYFATGAGGIIQAMLMGFGGLDITPTGIIQIKSTLPPNWRSLKITGVGVNKATYTVK; this is translated from the coding sequence ATGAGAAGAATATTTGCCTTACTGGCCGGGCTATTTTTAACATTGTCGTTATCGGCACAAAATATAAGCCCGTGGGTTGTTACGGCTAATAAAATAGATCCGAACAACTATTATGGCATAACAGTGGCCAACGGGATGATCGGCATAGTATCGTCACCCGAGCCTTTTAAAGTTAAAAATGTAGTGCTTGCAGGTGCGTATGATCTTTATGGCCGTGGCCGTGTAAGCAATTTTTTAAACAGCTTTAACCTGCTGAACATGTACCTGGAGATTGATGGCAGGCGCCTGGACGCTAAGATGGTAAGCAACATGAAGCAGGAACTGGATATGCAGCATGCGGCCATGACCACCACCTTTGATTATGGCGATAAGGCAAGTATCAAATACACCTACTACTCGTTAAGGCAATTACCATTTACCGTGCTGATGGACGTTGCCATCACCGCAAAAAAAGCCATTAATATTACCGCCGCAAGCGTTATGGAAGCGCCCGATGCATTAAAGGATGTACAGAATTATTACAACGAGATAGACCGCCCGCACGTAACTATCAGCCTGTTAACCTCAACGGCAAAAAGTCCCACGGGTAAGCTGCAGTTATGTGCCTCTACATCCTTTTTATTTAACGAGGAGCATGGTAAAGAACCGCGCGTTATCCACGAGATGTGGGACAATAACATGCACCTGATGAAATTTAGCCGCGCTATTGCCGCGGGGCAAACCTATAAATATGGGGTAACAGGCTCTTCGATAACATCGGCGCACCACGCCGACCCGCTGAACGAAGCCGAACGCCTCACCATTTTTGCCAAACTGGAAGGCCGCGACAGGTTGATACAATTCCATAACAAGGCATGGGATGAGCTTTGGAAAAGCGATATCCAGATAGAAGGCGATGCGCAGGCGCAGCAGGATGTGCATAGCATGCTGTATCACCTGTATTCGTTCTCGCGCGCGGGTACTGCTTTGTCGCCATCGCCAATGGGCTTATCAGGCCTGGGATATAATGGACATGTATTTTGGGATACCGACCTGTGGATGTTCCCGGCCATGCTGGTGATGCACCCGGAAATAGCCCGGTCGATGGTGGAATACCGCTTTGAACGTTTAGAGAACGCGCGCAAGAATGCCTTTTCGCATGGCTATAAAGGCGCCATGTATCCCTGGGAAAGTGCCGACAGTGGTGTAGAAGAAACCCCTGTTTGGGCCTTAAGCGGCCCGTTTGAGCACCATATAAGCGCCGATGTGGCTAATGCTGCCTGGGCTTATTACTGCGTAACGCAAGATAAGCAATGGCTGCGCGAAAGGGGCTGGCCCATACTACAAGCCACCGCCGATTTTTGGGCAAGCAGGGTAGAGCGCAACGGCCCCGGGCATTATGATATCAAGAATGTAGTTGCCGCCGATGAATGGGCCGAAAATATTGATAATAACGCCTTTACCAATGCCGCCGCGCAGGCCAACCTGATGAACGCTGCAGCTGCCGCAAAAATTTTAGGTATGCAGGCCGATACCGATTGGGTACACGTTGCCAATAATATCCCCATTTTAAAGATGGCTAACGGCGTAACGCAAGAACATGCCCAATACAAAGGCGAGGGCATCAAACAAGCGGACGTGAACCTGCTGGCCTATCCGCTGAAAACCATAACCGACCCGGCGCAGATCAGGAAAGACCTTGAGTATTATGATACACGCGTACCTAACGAAGGTACCCCTGCCATGACACAGGGCGTATTCGCACTGCTTTATGCCCGTTTAGGTGATGGCCAAAAGGCCTACAAATGGTTTAAGGAGGCATACGAGCCTAACCTTAACCCGCCGTTCAGGGTGATTGCCGAAACCAAGGGTGGTACCAACCCTTATTTCGCCACAGGCGCGGGCGGTATTATCCAGGCTATGCTGATGGGCTTTGGCGGCTTGGATATCACACCAACAGGAATAATTCAGATAAAGAGCACGCTGCCGCCTAACTGGAGATCCTTAAAAATTACCGGCGTTGGTGTTAATAAGGCAACTTATACAGTGAAATAA
- a CDS encoding sugar phosphate isomerase/epimerase, whose product MKKQTISRRQFIGTGALAATSILFLSKASLAKTAVSGAVKPNSVINGVQIGVITYSFRSMPDTAEDLLKYCVDCNINAIELMGDAAEAYAGAPKRGQGQSWTDFAPQMAEWRAGVTMDKFKDLRKMYNDAGVTIYAWKPNALGAKNTDAEIEYAFNAGKALGCNHVTVELPDEAQTKRLGDLAAKHKMLVGYHAHTQATPTLWDAALAQSKYNAINLDIGHYTAGTSSSPIPFIEKYHDRITSMHIKDRKFNNGPNAPWGQGDTPINEVLQLMKKNKYKFPATIELEYNLPAGSDAVAEVKKCRAYAADALK is encoded by the coding sequence ATGAAAAAGCAAACCATTAGCAGGCGCCAGTTTATTGGCACCGGAGCCTTAGCGGCAACAAGTATACTCTTCCTTTCAAAAGCCTCATTGGCCAAAACGGCCGTAAGCGGGGCAGTAAAACCGAATTCTGTAATAAATGGGGTGCAGATAGGGGTGATCACTTACTCGTTCCGCAGCATGCCGGACACCGCTGAGGATCTGCTGAAATATTGCGTTGACTGTAACATTAACGCGATTGAGCTGATGGGCGATGCCGCCGAGGCTTATGCAGGTGCGCCAAAACGCGGGCAAGGCCAAAGCTGGACAGACTTTGCCCCCCAAATGGCCGAATGGCGTGCAGGCGTAACTATGGATAAATTTAAAGACTTGCGTAAGATGTATAACGATGCCGGTGTTACTATTTACGCGTGGAAACCAAACGCGCTTGGCGCTAAAAATACCGACGCCGAAATTGAGTATGCTTTTAATGCCGGCAAGGCGCTTGGCTGCAACCACGTTACCGTTGAGCTGCCCGACGAGGCACAGACCAAACGCCTGGGCGACCTGGCCGCTAAACATAAAATGCTGGTAGGCTACCATGCCCATACACAGGCTACGCCAACTCTTTGGGATGCCGCGCTCGCGCAGTCAAAATACAATGCTATAAACCTGGATATTGGCCATTATACTGCGGGTACCAGCAGCAGCCCCATACCTTTTATTGAAAAGTATCATGATCGTATCACCAGCATGCACATCAAAGACCGCAAGTTTAACAATGGGCCGAACGCGCCGTGGGGCCAGGGCGATACACCCATTAACGAGGTGCTGCAGCTGATGAAAAAAAACAAGTATAAGTTCCCGGCCACTATCGAATTGGAGTATAATTTACCTGCCGGCTCTGATGCAGTAGCAGAGGTAAAAAAATGCCGTGCGTATGCAGCAGATGCATTAAAATAA
- a CDS encoding vanadium-dependent haloperoxidase, whose amino-acid sequence MNRFLFLIAGVILIFASCKRPDYQKVTHDPELYRVTVKKLNDIVLENNFPPVIASRNYVYANIAAYEVIAAGDPQHYRSLAGQIKHLPAVPQPEKGKEIDFQFASLLAFCFVGNAVTFPEGSMFVYIDELKQKAKNAGMPSDVFENSVTYSDVVAKHIMAWSKNDNYAQTRSASKYTVTRKDGRWVPTPPMYAQALEPHWGEIRTMVLDSASQIPAPEPPPYNMTDKNSPFYKAVMEVKTLGDSLTTDQKHMADFWDDNAFKMNVVGHAMFATKKFGPAGHWMNIAGIGSQIKNSDFGTTVAAYTQSSIALFDAFINCWYVKFKANSVRPETVINKVLDPDWKPRIQTPPFPEYISGHAVISAAAAEVLTHCFGDNLAYTDASESEFGIPARTFTSFRAAAQEASMSRVYGGIHYKNACIIGNMSGRKIGELVNQKLHLKIK is encoded by the coding sequence ATGAACCGTTTCCTGTTTTTGATTGCGGGTGTGATTTTAATATTCGCATCCTGTAAGAGGCCCGACTACCAAAAGGTTACCCACGATCCCGAACTTTACCGCGTTACCGTAAAAAAATTAAATGATATAGTGCTCGAAAATAATTTCCCGCCGGTTATCGCGTCGCGTAATTATGTGTATGCCAATATAGCCGCCTACGAGGTTATTGCCGCCGGCGACCCGCAGCATTACCGCTCGCTGGCCGGGCAAATAAAACATTTGCCGGCGGTTCCGCAACCCGAAAAGGGCAAGGAAATAGACTTTCAGTTTGCATCACTGTTAGCGTTTTGTTTTGTAGGCAATGCGGTAACCTTCCCTGAGGGCAGCATGTTTGTTTATATTGATGAACTAAAGCAGAAAGCTAAGAATGCCGGCATGCCATCGGACGTGTTTGAAAATTCTGTGACCTATTCAGACGTTGTTGCAAAACATATCATGGCATGGAGTAAAAATGATAATTACGCGCAAACCCGGTCGGCAAGTAAATACACGGTTACACGTAAAGATGGCCGCTGGGTGCCTACGCCGCCCATGTATGCGCAGGCGCTTGAACCGCACTGGGGCGAAATACGCACCATGGTTTTAGATTCCGCATCGCAGATACCCGCGCCCGAGCCGCCGCCTTATAATATGACCGATAAGAACAGCCCCTTTTATAAAGCTGTAATGGAAGTGAAAACCTTAGGCGACAGCTTAACAACTGATCAAAAACACATGGCTGATTTTTGGGATGATAACGCCTTTAAAATGAATGTTGTAGGCCACGCCATGTTTGCTACAAAAAAGTTTGGGCCGGCGGGGCATTGGATGAATATTGCCGGTATCGGTTCACAAATAAAGAATTCTGATTTCGGGACGACTGTTGCGGCATACACGCAATCGTCTATAGCGTTGTTTGATGCCTTTATAAACTGCTGGTATGTAAAATTTAAAGCCAATAGTGTTCGCCCCGAAACGGTGATTAATAAGGTTTTAGACCCCGACTGGAAACCGCGTATTCAAACCCCGCCATTTCCGGAATACATAAGCGGGCACGCCGTAATATCTGCCGCCGCCGCTGAAGTGCTGACACATTGCTTTGGCGACAACCTGGCCTATACCGACGCTTCGGAGTCGGAGTTTGGCATACCCGCGCGTACCTTTACATCGTTCAGGGCCGCGGCGCAGGAAGCCTCTATGTCGCGGGTATACGGCGGTATCCATTACAAGAACGCCTGTATCATCGGCAATATGTCAGGTCGTAAAATAGGCGAACTAGTGAACCAAAAACTGCACCTGAAGATAAAATAA
- a CDS encoding plastocyanin/azurin family copper-binding protein, with translation MKKYLLGISFMIAVMIIAVAACSKSDSGNTPTPPGNNQQNPPPTTADATVTIKDFAFGSGSVTIKPGQTVQWKNSDATPHTVTDNNGGFDSGTINAGGKFSHTFATAGTYTYHCTFHSTMATATVIVAP, from the coding sequence ATGAAAAAGTACCTTTTAGGCATATCGTTTATGATAGCTGTTATGATCATCGCAGTTGCCGCCTGTTCAAAATCAGATAGCGGCAATACACCCACGCCCCCGGGTAACAACCAGCAAAATCCTCCCCCAACAACGGCCGATGCCACCGTTACGATAAAAGACTTTGCTTTTGGTTCCGGCTCGGTAACGATAAAGCCGGGGCAAACGGTGCAATGGAAAAATTCAGATGCCACGCCCCACACCGTAACTGATAATAACGGTGGTTTTGATAGCGGCACCATAAATGCCGGCGGCAAATTTTCGCACACATTTGCTACCGCCGGTACTTATACTTACCACTGCACTTTTCATAGTACTATGGCAACTGCAACGGTTATAGTTGCACCTTAA
- a CDS encoding GAF domain-containing sensor histidine kinase, which produces MQKQPIPKNEMERVISLADYDLDYTSFQENFKDLAKLAAKVAGTEISLINLIDSYTQWTITNHGLDIEQMPREDSVCQYTIAGNGGHFEVPDLRADERFKDKFYVADDPSLRYYYGIPLTTDDGHNLGALCMLDKSVKTLSPEKEELLKIIAGEIVNRLNVHRVITGLKTKLHEANETKKKVAHDIRGPLGGIIGLAQVISEQGKENEIDEVLEFIELIQRSGRSLLELADEILTSDKPAPDLKADEFNLIVFKDKLQKLYTPQAINKKIMFIVNTSANSATVPFSKNKLLQITGNLISNAMKFTPVNGKVMVDLSLEIEESHNLLKIRVTDTGIGLNQDAIDTILQGRAGSTSGTLGEQGYGFGLALVKHLVDTLNGTLHIYSQPGNGANFEILLPQARA; this is translated from the coding sequence ATGCAGAAGCAACCTATTCCCAAAAACGAAATGGAGAGGGTCATCAGCCTTGCCGATTATGACCTTGATTACACCAGTTTCCAGGAAAATTTTAAGGACCTGGCTAAATTAGCCGCAAAAGTTGCGGGTACCGAAATATCACTTATTAACCTTATAGATTCGTACACCCAGTGGACCATTACCAATCACGGGCTGGATATTGAGCAAATGCCGCGCGAAGACTCGGTTTGCCAGTACACTATAGCCGGGAATGGCGGGCACTTTGAGGTGCCGGACCTGAGAGCCGACGAACGGTTTAAAGACAAGTTTTACGTTGCGGATGACCCAAGCCTGCGTTATTATTATGGTATACCGTTAACAACCGACGATGGGCATAACCTGGGCGCGCTTTGCATGCTTGATAAAAGCGTTAAAACGCTCTCGCCCGAAAAGGAGGAGCTACTGAAAATTATTGCCGGCGAGATTGTAAACCGCTTGAACGTACACCGGGTAATTACTGGTTTAAAAACCAAGTTGCACGAAGCCAACGAAACAAAAAAGAAGGTAGCGCACGATATACGCGGCCCTTTAGGGGGCATTATCGGCCTGGCGCAGGTGATCAGCGAACAGGGGAAAGAGAATGAAATTGACGAGGTGCTTGAATTTATTGAGCTGATACAGCGCAGCGGCCGGTCGTTACTTGAACTTGCCGATGAGATATTAACTTCAGATAAACCCGCGCCAGACCTGAAAGCCGACGAGTTTAACCTAATTGTGTTTAAAGACAAACTGCAAAAGTTGTATACTCCGCAGGCTATCAATAAAAAGATAATGTTTATCGTAAACACCTCGGCAAATTCTGCAACCGTACCATTCTCAAAAAATAAGCTGTTGCAAATAACGGGTAACCTGATATCAAACGCCATGAAGTTTACCCCGGTTAACGGTAAGGTAATGGTTGATCTGAGCCTGGAGATTGAGGAAAGCCACAACCTGTTGAAAATAAGGGTAACCGACACCGGTATTGGCCTTAACCAGGATGCAATAGATACGATACTGCAAGGTAGGGCCGGGTCTACAAGCGGCACACTAGGCGAACAGGGTTATGGCTTCGGCCTTGCTTTGGTTAAACACCTGGTAGATACCTTGAACGGTACTTTGCATATTTATTCGCAACCGGGCAACGGGGCCAATTTTGAGATACTGCTGCCGCAGGCGCGGGCTTAA